gggtgtattagttaaagatttttatagattttaaaagttcgtggattttaaaagtctatagaattctcacagaatcttcatgattttgaatgaattcttgatcggatttttaatgaattagcaagaatttgacgtgatattttcggatttaaaatcctcaaatccagcgagcgctgggctTCAACGGGCGATAGACaggaacccagcgagcgctgggttccagcgagcaTTACAAGCGACCTAATCTCTCACGTTGACTCATTCCGCCTTGCATCCAAGCTCCCAGCGATCGCTGGTTGCGTAAGACTGTAAGTCTGTAACCACCCTAATCTCTCTTGCAAAATAGTTCAACAGATTTTCCTCAACTTTTTGACTTGAGAATTGGAGCATAGCCCATTAAATCTAGTATATCGAGAGCATGATGGCGGATTCTAAAAGCTGATTCAGTACAAAACAACGAGAATTGGGTTAATAAAAAACAAGTAAAGCCCTCAGGATTTCTACGTTGGATGAAGAATTTTAATCTGGAAAAGAGAATATTCCAAAAAATGTGGCGTCTTCCATTATTCCAGAAACAAATTGTGGCTGTCTTCACTACAAATGAAGAAGCACCATTAGCACTTCACATCTGACTGTAGAATTTCGATCGACTTTCAATGTTTCGGACCAAATCATCCGGCCAAAGCATATTCCTAATTCTTCACCAGACCTTCAAGTCAATCCTAGAAATTGCGGCAGTAACTATGCTTTAAAGCTTGTAATGCAAAGAAGATACCACCAAGAATCTTGACCGGCCCAGCGACCGCTAGGGgccagcgaccgctggcttgTCCGAGCGGCCGCGGCGCCCCAGCGATCGCTGGCTTTGTTGGACACGGCCGATAGGTTCCAGCGAGCGCGGggattttgcaagatttgtgaattctcgtggtctgtgctcggatttgttcatgcctattttttgaacgaaatcattgaaagtcattccaactttaaagtccatagattaacgaatacacctagatttttatagacttttaaaagtcttgaacgaatacacccagactttaaaagacttttaaaagtcttaaacgaatacacccagattttcatagacttttaaaagtcttgaacgaatacacccggactttaaaagtctgcagaaatctataaaaatcttgaactaatacacccccctaaatcgTGCAACAATTTCGtgacatttatattttatgtattctttaattaaaatgaaaaggATAGCAATTAAGCCCCTAACATGGACACCCTTACAACATTTAACCCCTTATACTCATATTGGATCAATCAAGCTTCtgatgtttcaatttcagtgtAATTAAACCCTCTCCAAAATACCGTTAAACAccgttaaatttttttattacatatGTGATGGGACTCACCATATTTAATATGCGAATTTCACCCTTATTGTTCTTGAAACCATAGTTGCAAAATTTTCAGCAAAACTCCATCCACTGAGAGTAAAATGAGGTATCAACATCTTTCGGTTATTTATTTTCGTTAAAAACGTGACAACAATGAAATGAGAGATGAGCCTTATGAGTGTAGCGGGGGGAATCGGAACatatgccattttttttttttttgaaaatttcaaattttcagatGAGAATCCAGCCGATCGACAGTTTGTCGAGCAACGTCGTCAAGTCGTCGGTGCTTAAGTTACGGCTTAAGCGGTTTTTTGACCGACCGTTCAACGGCGTCCTCCGGATTTCATCCGTTGAGAAGCTGGTCGCCAGAGGAGATAAAGATGGCGGTGGCGCTGCCAAATTCGAGCCGAGCTCAGTATGTTTGGATAAAATGGTTCAGAATTTCATGGAGGACAACAACGAGAAAACCTCCCTCCCTCCACTGCcgctagggatggcaatcgggtacgacgggtacagatagtgactatccatacccatacccataTCCACGaattaaatggatagtggtttttaaccacaaaactatccatggatatcaaatggtatccaaactctccacccgcggatacccgctacccgtcgggtatccgccacCCACTATCtgtcggatacccgccacccactATCCATTGGATACAcacgaaataaaatttaattataaatttataaattcatgggtttgggtttaggtttaggttgGAGCTTTGGGAGGAAACTGCATAATTAGTTGGGCCTTAGGCTTTAGATTCTGTTtgggtattttttttagatatgatATGTTGGCACATATCTCAAATGTATGTTCAAAATCcatatttttaggatttttttgtggctatttgacgggtaattggcgggtatttttgcggatatttttcgcgggtaaacgggtttcgcgggtatggatagtaagtatccaatcCCATatccacgaactaaatggatagtgaattgcaaccacaaaactatccgtggatatcaaatgcctctcaaacccaccctaataggtttGGGTTTTCGCGAGTATCCATTACCCGCCGGTAAATTGCCATCTCTAGCGGCCGCGAAGTGCGTCCGTAATCGCTGCAATTGCTTCAACGGCAACAACAACGATAGCTCCGATGACAAGCTCGATTTCTTCTCCGATTCGATTTCCGCTAATTCTTCCTTCGACGACCCCTTCGATACTCtcagggtatataatttttctattcgatcttttttttttctgtccaTTTCTTTTCGGTTTTGCCCTATTGGTCATTAATCTAAAGTTCGCGTTTTGTTGTTGTAGAATTTGATACCGTGCGCGACTGTGTCTGAGAGAAATCTATTGGCACACACTTTGAAAATCGTCGAAAAAAACAACAGAACTTACAAAAGAAAAAGACGATTGAAGGGAAATAGCCACCGGTGGTCTAACAGTGGCGCATAGGGCGGTGAGATGGACGAAGAGGGCATTTCCGTGGTGAGCTTGGCGAAGAAGAAATGGTAAAATTTGCATATTAAATGTGGTGGGTCCCACCACatgtgtaataaaaaaaatgaaaagaactaACAACCTTTAACGACGTTGGGAAGGTTTAATTGGAACGAAATTGAGAAATTGTGAGCTTAATTGATCCAATGTCGAGTATAAATTATAGGGGCTAAACGTTACAAGGGTGTCATGTTAATGACTTAATTGCTACTTTTCTCTAATCAGAATTCATGGTAATTGTAAGATATATTAGATCAACAATTTAAAAGAATATAATTTTGAtcgaatatattttataataaaaattgagtCTATTttaacgaggtatgtaaaattatCTCAAGTATCTAATTACTTTAAACTCGGAAGCTATAAAGCCTATAATCCTATCGATACAAAACCAAAGAGCAAGATCATCATAATTACTTCATATTACGATTTTAGGTAAAATGCACATTTTCTCTCTAAGCTATTAGTGGTCTCctttttaatttaaaacatATGTATACACGTTGTTCTAATCAcggtaataaatttatttagaaAATGATCATATTGTTCATATATATGCaaatatgtaaaaataaaagtatCAACAAATGTCCCCAAGGGGATACCAAACGGTGCGACTTCCTGTGTGTGAGCAGTGAGGTCCCGAGTTCAAACCTCACTGCTTTCCATCCCCAATTCCcccaaatccaaaaaaaaaaagtatcacCAAATAAGCctttaatatattttcatattattgaaaattatcgaaaaataagaaataaaataatatttgcCATAATTTTGATATTACTatgattttcttcttttttgagTATATTAGGAAAAGAAGCACAAACTTTTGTAACTTCCAGATAATGGCAAATAATATGAGAGGCGCGTTTCATAAAAGACAGTTTATTTTAcgtcattaatttttttctacTAGTTCTTTTAAATTAACTTCCAGACAatcttttaaattattttattaatagtatattttaaattatgtttattGGACAACGTTGACTAAATAGTACTATGATTTACTTATCTTTTGTTGACTATTGCATATAAACAACTAGTACTATTTTATAGCTAATTCTCCCTATTTTGTTTGGTCATTCCATCGCAATCTTCCACAAATCTCAAATCactttatataatattttaaagaaGTCGATTGTAATTTCCACCGACCTTATAGATACAATTAATCTGACCGAGATAGATATAATTTTACCCTTAAAAAAAAGATAGATATAATTTCCAttcttattcaaaaaaagaaaaaataatagaaaaaggCTCAACTTTAGTTCGAGGCATATCGGTTTCGTGGACGCTTAAATGAGTCTCCAACTGCCACATCAGCTTGCctttttttgatttttattattattattattattagtattattattattattattattattaaacccCACCAGAGGGCCACCACTTCTCTCTCActtctcgtctcgtctcgtctcgtctccaATTTTTCAATTACGAGTATTTTTCTTTGCGTAAAAGTTTAAACTCCAAAACCTCCCTCACCTCTTCATTCTTTTCCCTTTCTGCcaaaaaacaataaagaaaaaaaaaacataaaaaggaaGAAGGAAGAAAAAAATTTCGAACTCTAAGAACTTCGCAACGATGAATGTTTTCAGATTTATTGGTGATATGACGCATTTGGTCAGCATTTTAGTGCTTCTCCTCAAAATCTATGCGACCAAATCGTGTTCAGGTTACACAAATTTCCCTCAATTTTGCCTAATTTTGCCTATTAGCTGTTTGATGCATCGTTTTACGTGTTCATTTGTTGAGGTTTTAGATTGAGCTGTAATGATGTTACTGATGAAGTTAGGTGAACTTGAATTTATGAATCTGTTGAATTTTGCAGTTCTGGTTGTATTTCCATTCGAATTTGTAGAATCTGGAGTTTCCTagtttagggtttaattttGGTGGTGTACTACAGCTGTAGCACTTGCAGTTCCGGTTGTATTTCCACTCTTTAGATGTTGTAACTGAGGCAGTCATGCGAGGAGATTTCAAAGAGGGTTGTTATTGTGATCACATTTATACTTGTTGATTATCCGTAGAATTTATTGTCTTAGTCTCTGTCGGTGACATGTGGGATTTGGCAGGTCAGCCTTTGATGGCTCTGGAGAGTGGAGAGTGGAGATGATCTGTGCGCTTTG
The genomic region above belongs to Salvia miltiorrhiza cultivar Shanhuang (shh) chromosome 5, IMPLAD_Smil_shh, whole genome shotgun sequence and contains:
- the LOC131024808 gene encoding uncharacterized protein LOC131024808, which codes for MRIQPIDSLSSNVVKSSVLKLRLKRFFDRPFNGVLRISSVEKLVARGDKDGGGAAKFEPSSVCLDKMVQNFMEDNNEKTSLPPLPLGMAIGSDDKLDFFSDSISANSSFDDPFDTLRNLIPCATVSERNLLAHTLKIVEKNNRTYKRKRRLKGNSHRWSNSGA